One Eulemur rufifrons isolate Redbay chromosome 12, OSU_ERuf_1, whole genome shotgun sequence genomic window carries:
- the ERLIN2 gene encoding erlin-2 isoform X1, translated as MRGQRILPWNSPRMLSLSLQHLKGGKGSLMAQLGAVVAVASSFFCASLFSAVHKIEEGHIGVYYRGGALLTSTSGPGFHLMLPFITSYKSVQTTLQTDEVKNVPCGTSGGVMIYFDRIEVVNFLVPNAVYDIVKNYTADYDKALIFNKIHHELNQFCSVHTLQEVYIELFDQIDENLKLALQQDLTSMAPGLVIQAVRVTKPNIPEAIRRNYELMESEKTKLLIAAQKQKVVEKEAETERKKALIEAEKVAQVAEITYGQKVMEKETEKKISEIEDAAFLAREKAKADAECYTAMKIAEANKLKLTPEYLQLMKYKAIASNSKIYFGKDIPNMFMDSVGSLGKQSEGLADKLSFGLEDEPLDAATAEN; from the exons ATGAGAGGCCAGAGAATCCTACCTTGGAACTCTCCTCGCATGCTGTCTCTGTCACTCCAGCATCTGAAAGGA GGTAAAGGCTCACTGATGGCTCAGTTGGGAGCAGTTGTGGCGGTGGCTTCCAGTTTCTTTTGTGCATCTCTCTTCTCAGCTGTGCACAAGATAGAAGAGGGACATATTGGGGTATACTACAG GGGCGGTGCCCTGCTGACGTCAACCAGCGGCCCTGGCTTCCATCTCATGCTCCCTTTCATCACGTCGTATAAGTCTGTGCAG ACCACACTCCAGACAGATGAGGTGAAGAATGTACCTTGTGGGACTAG TGGTGGTGTGATGATCTACTTTGACAGAATTGAAGTGGTGAACTTCCTGGTTCCAAACGCAG tgTATGATATCGTGAAGAACTATACTGCCGACTACGACAAGGCCCTCATCTTCAACAAGATCCACCACGAGCTGAACCAGTTCTGCAGTGTACATACGCTTCAGGAGGTCTACATTGAGCTGTTCG ATCAGATTGATGAAAATCTCAAACTGGCTTTGCAACAGGACCTGACCTCCATGGCCCCTGGACTTGTCATCCAA GCGGTGCGGGTGACAAAGCCCAACATACCCGAGGCGATCCGCAGGAACTACGAGTTGAT GGAAAGCGAGAAGACAAAGCTGCTCATTGCAGCCCAGAAACAGAAGGTGGTGGAGAAGGAAGCGGAGACGGAGCGGAAGAAGGCCCTCATTG AGGCAGAAAAGGTGGCCCAGGTTGCCGAGATCACCTACGGGCAGAAGGTGATGGAGAAGGAGACGGAAAAGAAGATTTCAGAAATTGAAG ACGCTGCGTTTCTGGCCCGAGAGAAGGCAAAGGCCGACGCCGAATGCTACACGGCTATGAAAATAGCCGAGGCAAACAAG ctgaaGCTGACCCCTGAATATCTGCAGCTGATGAAGTACAAGGCCATTGCTTCCAACAGCAAGATTTACTTCGGCAAAGACATTCCTAACATGTTCATGGACTCGGTAGGCAGCCTGGGCAAGCAGTCCGAGGGGCTGGCTGACAAGCTGAGCTTTGGCTTAGAAGATGAGCCTCTGGACGCAGCCACTGCGGAGAATTGA
- the ERLIN2 gene encoding erlin-2 isoform X2 produces the protein MGMLTDNMDEGKGSLMAQLGAVVAVASSFFCASLFSAVHKIEEGHIGVYYRGGALLTSTSGPGFHLMLPFITSYKSVQTTLQTDEVKNVPCGTSGGVMIYFDRIEVVNFLVPNAVYDIVKNYTADYDKALIFNKIHHELNQFCSVHTLQEVYIELFDQIDENLKLALQQDLTSMAPGLVIQAVRVTKPNIPEAIRRNYELMESEKTKLLIAAQKQKVVEKEAETERKKALIEAEKVAQVAEITYGQKVMEKETEKKISEIEDAAFLAREKAKADAECYTAMKIAEANKLKLTPEYLQLMKYKAIASNSKIYFGKDIPNMFMDSVGSLGKQSEGLADKLSFGLEDEPLDAATAEN, from the exons ATGGGAATGTTGactgacaacatggatgaa GGTAAAGGCTCACTGATGGCTCAGTTGGGAGCAGTTGTGGCGGTGGCTTCCAGTTTCTTTTGTGCATCTCTCTTCTCAGCTGTGCACAAGATAGAAGAGGGACATATTGGGGTATACTACAG GGGCGGTGCCCTGCTGACGTCAACCAGCGGCCCTGGCTTCCATCTCATGCTCCCTTTCATCACGTCGTATAAGTCTGTGCAG ACCACACTCCAGACAGATGAGGTGAAGAATGTACCTTGTGGGACTAG TGGTGGTGTGATGATCTACTTTGACAGAATTGAAGTGGTGAACTTCCTGGTTCCAAACGCAG tgTATGATATCGTGAAGAACTATACTGCCGACTACGACAAGGCCCTCATCTTCAACAAGATCCACCACGAGCTGAACCAGTTCTGCAGTGTACATACGCTTCAGGAGGTCTACATTGAGCTGTTCG ATCAGATTGATGAAAATCTCAAACTGGCTTTGCAACAGGACCTGACCTCCATGGCCCCTGGACTTGTCATCCAA GCGGTGCGGGTGACAAAGCCCAACATACCCGAGGCGATCCGCAGGAACTACGAGTTGAT GGAAAGCGAGAAGACAAAGCTGCTCATTGCAGCCCAGAAACAGAAGGTGGTGGAGAAGGAAGCGGAGACGGAGCGGAAGAAGGCCCTCATTG AGGCAGAAAAGGTGGCCCAGGTTGCCGAGATCACCTACGGGCAGAAGGTGATGGAGAAGGAGACGGAAAAGAAGATTTCAGAAATTGAAG ACGCTGCGTTTCTGGCCCGAGAGAAGGCAAAGGCCGACGCCGAATGCTACACGGCTATGAAAATAGCCGAGGCAAACAAG ctgaaGCTGACCCCTGAATATCTGCAGCTGATGAAGTACAAGGCCATTGCTTCCAACAGCAAGATTTACTTCGGCAAAGACATTCCTAACATGTTCATGGACTCGGTAGGCAGCCTGGGCAAGCAGTCCGAGGGGCTGGCTGACAAGCTGAGCTTTGGCTTAGAAGATGAGCCTCTGGACGCAGCCACTGCGGAGAATTGA
- the ERLIN2 gene encoding erlin-2 isoform X3 → MAQLGAVVAVASSFFCASLFSAVHKIEEGHIGVYYRGGALLTSTSGPGFHLMLPFITSYKSVQTTLQTDEVKNVPCGTSGGVMIYFDRIEVVNFLVPNAVYDIVKNYTADYDKALIFNKIHHELNQFCSVHTLQEVYIELFDQIDENLKLALQQDLTSMAPGLVIQAVRVTKPNIPEAIRRNYELMESEKTKLLIAAQKQKVVEKEAETERKKALIEAEKVAQVAEITYGQKVMEKETEKKISEIEDAAFLAREKAKADAECYTAMKIAEANKLKLTPEYLQLMKYKAIASNSKIYFGKDIPNMFMDSVGSLGKQSEGLADKLSFGLEDEPLDAATAEN, encoded by the exons ATGGCTCAGTTGGGAGCAGTTGTGGCGGTGGCTTCCAGTTTCTTTTGTGCATCTCTCTTCTCAGCTGTGCACAAGATAGAAGAGGGACATATTGGGGTATACTACAG GGGCGGTGCCCTGCTGACGTCAACCAGCGGCCCTGGCTTCCATCTCATGCTCCCTTTCATCACGTCGTATAAGTCTGTGCAG ACCACACTCCAGACAGATGAGGTGAAGAATGTACCTTGTGGGACTAG TGGTGGTGTGATGATCTACTTTGACAGAATTGAAGTGGTGAACTTCCTGGTTCCAAACGCAG tgTATGATATCGTGAAGAACTATACTGCCGACTACGACAAGGCCCTCATCTTCAACAAGATCCACCACGAGCTGAACCAGTTCTGCAGTGTACATACGCTTCAGGAGGTCTACATTGAGCTGTTCG ATCAGATTGATGAAAATCTCAAACTGGCTTTGCAACAGGACCTGACCTCCATGGCCCCTGGACTTGTCATCCAA GCGGTGCGGGTGACAAAGCCCAACATACCCGAGGCGATCCGCAGGAACTACGAGTTGAT GGAAAGCGAGAAGACAAAGCTGCTCATTGCAGCCCAGAAACAGAAGGTGGTGGAGAAGGAAGCGGAGACGGAGCGGAAGAAGGCCCTCATTG AGGCAGAAAAGGTGGCCCAGGTTGCCGAGATCACCTACGGGCAGAAGGTGATGGAGAAGGAGACGGAAAAGAAGATTTCAGAAATTGAAG ACGCTGCGTTTCTGGCCCGAGAGAAGGCAAAGGCCGACGCCGAATGCTACACGGCTATGAAAATAGCCGAGGCAAACAAG ctgaaGCTGACCCCTGAATATCTGCAGCTGATGAAGTACAAGGCCATTGCTTCCAACAGCAAGATTTACTTCGGCAAAGACATTCCTAACATGTTCATGGACTCGGTAGGCAGCCTGGGCAAGCAGTCCGAGGGGCTGGCTGACAAGCTGAGCTTTGGCTTAGAAGATGAGCCTCTGGACGCAGCCACTGCGGAGAATTGA